The proteins below are encoded in one region of Streptomyces cyanogenus:
- a CDS encoding LysR substrate-binding domain-containing protein, with the protein MYDPTQLRAFLAVAQTLSFTQAARRLGLRQSTVSQQVRRLEDAAGRQLFTRDTHSVELTDDGEAMLGFARRILEVHEQATAFFTGTRVRGRLRFGASEDFVLTRLPEILEGFRYDHPEVDLELTVELSGTLHEQLAAGKLDLVLAKRRPEDPRGELVWRDDLVWIGAERLRLEPDRPVPLIVYPPPGITRARALEVLERQGRPWRIVCTSGSLNGLIAAARAGLGVMAHSRRLIPPGLFRLPDRAGLPDLGKVDFVLVHGRRRGPAEGAANALAAAVLAGGERLRRSSSG; encoded by the coding sequence GTGTACGACCCGACGCAGCTGCGCGCCTTTCTGGCGGTCGCCCAGACGCTGAGCTTCACGCAGGCGGCCCGGCGGCTGGGGCTGCGCCAGTCCACGGTCAGCCAGCAGGTGCGCCGGCTGGAGGACGCGGCCGGCCGGCAGCTCTTCACGCGGGACACCCACTCGGTGGAGCTGACCGACGACGGCGAGGCGATGCTGGGGTTCGCCCGCCGGATCCTGGAGGTGCACGAGCAGGCCACGGCATTCTTCACCGGTACGCGCGTGCGTGGCCGGCTGCGTTTCGGCGCCTCGGAGGACTTCGTGCTGACCCGGCTGCCGGAGATCCTGGAGGGCTTCCGCTACGACCACCCGGAGGTCGACCTGGAACTCACGGTGGAGCTGTCGGGGACGCTGCACGAGCAGCTGGCCGCCGGGAAGCTCGACCTGGTGCTGGCCAAGCGGCGTCCGGAGGATCCGCGCGGTGAGCTGGTCTGGCGCGACGACCTGGTGTGGATCGGCGCGGAGCGGCTGCGTCTGGAACCCGACCGCCCGGTTCCGCTGATCGTGTATCCGCCGCCGGGCATCACCCGGGCCCGGGCGCTGGAGGTGCTGGAGCGGCAGGGCCGCCCGTGGCGGATCGTGTGCACGAGCGGCAGCCTCAACGGGCTGATCGCGGCGGCCCGCGCCGGGCTCGGGGTGATGGCCCACTCCCGGCGGCTGATCCCGCCGGGCCTGTTCCGGCTGCCCGACCGTGCGGGCCTGCCCGATCTCGGCAAGGTCGACTTCGTCCTCGTCCACGGCCGCCGCCGGGGGCCGGCGGAGGGCGCCGCGAACGCGCTGGCGGCGGCGGTCCTGGCGGGCGGCGAGCGGTTGCGCCGCAGCAGCAGCGGCTGA
- a CDS encoding CU044_2847 family protein, giving the protein MADIRVETVSLDAAGNRQIASRTRTTDGLDARAAEIEQAIVQASEIAQRSLDRVPRRDGWQVRSLDVTFGLTLAAEAGVILSKASAEASFEVTLTVERTPETGTP; this is encoded by the coding sequence ATGGCCGACATCAGGGTCGAGACGGTGTCGCTCGACGCGGCGGGCAACCGGCAGATCGCGAGCCGCACCCGCACCACCGATGGCCTCGACGCACGCGCCGCCGAGATCGAGCAGGCCATCGTGCAGGCCTCGGAGATCGCCCAGCGCTCCCTGGACCGGGTGCCCCGGCGCGACGGATGGCAGGTACGGAGCCTGGACGTCACCTTCGGACTGACCCTGGCGGCGGAAGCCGGCGTCATCCTGTCCAAGGCGTCCGCCGAGGCCTCCTTCGAAGTGACCCTCACCGTGGAGCGCACCCCGGAGACGGGGACGCCGTGA
- a CDS encoding bile acid:sodium symporter family protein, protein MPIDPYVLLLLGTVGLAALLPARGVAADVTSGASTAAIAFLFFLYGARLSTREALDGLRHWRLHLTVLICTFVVFPVFGLAARGLVPVLLTQPLYQGLLFLTLVPSTIQSSIAFTSIARGNVPAAICAGSFSSLAGIVLTPLLAAGLLGGDGVGFSTDSLLKIVLQLLVPFLAGQLLRRWIGGFVTRHRKVLGLVDRGSILLVVYTAFSEGMNQGIWHRVSPVRLAGLLGVEAVLLAVMLLLTWYGGRALGFGREDRIAIQFAGSKKSLASGLPMASVLFGSHASLAVLPLMLFHQMQLMVCAVIAKRRAHDREATADAPEGSAAHPVEGQPEDRVPR, encoded by the coding sequence ATGCCGATCGACCCGTACGTCCTGCTGCTGCTCGGGACGGTCGGTCTCGCCGCGCTCCTGCCCGCCCGGGGCGTCGCCGCCGACGTCACCTCCGGCGCCTCCACGGCCGCGATCGCCTTCCTCTTCTTCCTCTACGGCGCCCGGCTCTCCACCCGCGAGGCACTCGACGGACTCAGGCACTGGCGGCTCCATCTCACCGTGCTGATCTGCACCTTCGTCGTCTTCCCGGTGTTCGGGCTCGCCGCCCGCGGACTGGTGCCGGTCCTGCTGACCCAGCCCCTCTACCAGGGCCTGCTCTTCCTGACGCTGGTGCCCTCCACGATCCAGTCGTCCATCGCCTTCACCTCGATCGCCCGCGGCAACGTGCCCGCCGCGATCTGCGCCGGGTCCTTCTCCTCCCTCGCCGGCATCGTCCTCACCCCGCTGCTCGCCGCGGGACTGCTGGGGGGCGACGGGGTCGGGTTCTCCACCGACTCACTGCTGAAGATCGTGCTCCAGCTGCTGGTGCCGTTCCTCGCCGGGCAACTCCTGCGGCGCTGGATCGGCGGCTTCGTCACCCGGCACAGGAAGGTCCTCGGGCTCGTCGACCGCGGCTCCATCCTGCTGGTCGTCTACACCGCCTTCAGCGAGGGCATGAACCAGGGGATCTGGCACCGGGTCAGTCCCGTACGACTGGCCGGCCTGCTCGGCGTGGAGGCCGTGCTGCTGGCCGTGATGCTGCTCCTGACCTGGTACGGCGGCCGGGCCCTGGGCTTCGGCCGGGAGGACCGGATCGCCATCCAGTTCGCCGGCTCGAAGAAGTCCCTCGCCTCCGGACTGCCCATGGCGAGCGTCCTCTTCGGCAGCCACGCCTCGCTGGCCGTCCTGCCGCTGATGCTCTTCCACCAGATGCAGCTGATGGTGTGCGCGGTCATCGCCAAGCGGCGCGCCCACGACCGCGAGGCGACCGCGGACGCGCCCGAGGGGTCAGCCGCGCACCCGGTCGAGGGGCAGCCAGAGGACCGTGTCCCGCGGTGA
- a CDS encoding AMP-dependent synthetase/ligase, which yields MREFTNPPLASAPPAGGLADVVFDHALTDPLHIALGRKDADGQWRDVTSAEFRDEVMALAKGLLARGVRFGDRVAIMSRTRYEWTLFDFALWTIGAQVVPVYPTSSAEQCFWMLYDAEVSAAIVEHEDHAMTIATVIDRLPQLRQLWQLDAGCVQELYDAGAHLDDEVVHRHREAVTPDSVATVIYTSGTTGRPKGCVISHGNFMFEADTVIRRWEPVFHSKKGDEASTLLFLPLAHVFGRMVEIAAIRGRVRFGHQPQLHAAALLPDLAAFRPTFILAVPYIFEKVFNAARRKAEKEGKGGPFEKAVDIAVKYAEAVEAKAWGTGPGPSAGLRMQHQLFDKLVYAKVRAAMGGRIRNAMSGGSAMDRRLGLFFAGAGVQIYEGYGLTESTAAATANPPERTRYGTVGQAIPGVTVHIADDGEIWLRGGNVFQGYLNNPKATDQTLHDGWLATGDLGSLDEDGYLTITGRKKEILVTSGGKSVSPGVLEERVREHPLVSQCIVVGNDRPYIAALVTLDQEAVEHWLQMRGKPRLAPADLVRDPDLETEVRRSVVAANTLVSQAESIRTFRILAQPFTEEHGLLTPSLKLKRKAIEKAYENEVEALYRM from the coding sequence TTGCGCGAGTTCACCAACCCTCCGCTGGCGTCGGCGCCGCCGGCGGGCGGTCTGGCAGACGTCGTCTTCGACCATGCCCTGACCGACCCGCTGCACATCGCGCTCGGCCGCAAGGATGCGGACGGACAGTGGCGGGACGTGACCTCCGCCGAGTTCCGCGACGAGGTCATGGCCCTCGCCAAGGGCCTCCTCGCCCGCGGCGTCAGGTTCGGCGACCGGGTCGCGATCATGTCCCGCACCCGCTACGAGTGGACCCTCTTCGACTTCGCCCTGTGGACGATCGGCGCACAGGTGGTGCCCGTCTACCCGACCTCCTCGGCCGAGCAGTGCTTCTGGATGCTCTACGACGCCGAGGTGTCCGCGGCGATCGTGGAGCACGAGGACCACGCGATGACCATCGCCACCGTCATCGACCGGCTGCCGCAGCTGCGCCAGCTGTGGCAGCTGGACGCCGGCTGTGTGCAGGAGCTGTACGACGCGGGAGCGCACCTGGACGACGAGGTGGTGCACCGGCACCGGGAGGCGGTCACCCCGGACTCGGTCGCCACCGTCATCTACACCTCCGGCACCACCGGCCGCCCCAAGGGCTGTGTGATCTCCCACGGCAACTTCATGTTCGAGGCGGACACCGTGATCCGGCGGTGGGAGCCGGTGTTCCACTCGAAGAAGGGCGACGAGGCGTCCACCCTGCTGTTCCTGCCGCTGGCGCACGTCTTCGGGCGGATGGTGGAGATTGCCGCGATCCGCGGCCGGGTCCGCTTCGGGCACCAGCCGCAGCTGCACGCGGCCGCCCTGCTGCCCGACCTGGCCGCGTTCCGGCCGACGTTCATCCTCGCGGTGCCGTACATCTTCGAGAAGGTCTTCAACGCCGCCCGCCGCAAGGCCGAGAAGGAGGGCAAGGGCGGGCCGTTCGAGAAGGCCGTCGACATCGCCGTGAAGTACGCGGAGGCGGTGGAGGCGAAGGCGTGGGGCACCGGGCCGGGCCCGTCGGCGGGGCTGCGGATGCAGCACCAGCTGTTCGACAAGCTGGTGTACGCGAAGGTCCGCGCGGCGATGGGCGGCCGGATACGCAACGCGATGTCCGGCGGATCGGCCATGGACCGCCGGCTGGGGCTGTTCTTCGCGGGGGCCGGCGTGCAGATCTACGAGGGCTACGGCCTGACCGAGTCGACGGCCGCGGCGACCGCCAACCCGCCCGAGCGCACCCGCTACGGCACCGTGGGCCAGGCCATCCCGGGCGTGACCGTGCACATCGCCGACGACGGGGAGATCTGGCTGCGCGGCGGCAACGTCTTCCAGGGCTACCTCAACAACCCCAAGGCCACCGACCAGACGCTGCACGACGGCTGGCTCGCCACCGGCGACCTCGGCTCCCTCGACGAGGACGGCTATCTGACGATCACCGGCCGCAAGAAGGAGATCCTGGTGACCTCCGGCGGCAAGAGCGTCTCCCCAGGCGTGCTGGAGGAGCGGGTCCGCGAACATCCGCTGGTCAGCCAGTGCATCGTGGTCGGCAACGACCGCCCGTACATCGCCGCCCTGGTCACCCTGGACCAGGAGGCGGTCGAACACTGGCTCCAGATGCGCGGCAAGCCCCGGCTGGCCCCGGCCGACCTGGTCCGCGACCCGGACCTGGAGACGGAGGTGCGGCGGTCGGTGGTCGCCGCCAACACCCTCGTCTCCCAGGCCGAGTCGATCCGCACCTTCCGCATCCTCGCCCAGCCGTTCACCGAGGAACACGGGCTGCTGACACCGTCACTGAAGCTGAAGCGGAAGGCGATCGAGAAGGCGTACGAGAACGAGGTCGAGGCGCTGTACCGGATGTGA